Proteins co-encoded in one Haloarcula sp. DT43 genomic window:
- a CDS encoding DUF5828 family protein encodes MADIEESVSGFKTKGGWVDIVEHGERITQALKDIASGEPVDEDALGEFDEWRPKSHERLDEDVNEKTADQASVAEGKGEQAGKGPDEDLQTAGEKLSESYENLDEPDEAMERWSESVDYVARAADSASRKALRKVEDTVYRNVMTQIAPYYFDNDLISANLRRVGDEERPEYVFEVNVNDDDLKMRVSNKLADFEQTVDRWHVDTEKVTEAVEAAEGVDATEPGEETDAKTN; translated from the coding sequence ATGGCAGACATCGAAGAGAGCGTTTCGGGATTCAAGACGAAGGGCGGCTGGGTCGACATCGTCGAACACGGCGAGCGCATCACGCAGGCGCTGAAAGACATCGCATCGGGCGAGCCCGTCGACGAGGACGCCCTCGGCGAGTTCGACGAGTGGCGGCCCAAGAGCCACGAGCGACTCGACGAGGACGTAAACGAGAAGACCGCCGACCAGGCGAGCGTCGCCGAGGGCAAGGGGGAACAGGCTGGCAAGGGGCCCGACGAGGACCTCCAGACCGCCGGCGAGAAGCTCAGCGAGTCCTACGAGAACCTCGACGAGCCCGACGAGGCGATGGAGCGCTGGAGCGAGTCGGTCGACTACGTGGCCCGCGCGGCCGACTCGGCCAGCCGGAAGGCCCTGCGGAAGGTCGAGGACACCGTCTACCGCAACGTGATGACCCAGATAGCGCCGTACTACTTCGACAACGACCTCATCAGCGCGAACCTCCGGCGCGTCGGCGACGAAGAGCGCCCCGAGTACGTCTTCGAGGTCAACGTCAACGACGACGACCTGAAGATGCGCGTCTCGAACAAGCTCGCCGACTTCGAGCAGACCGTCGACCGCTGGCACGTCGACACCGAGAAGGTCACCGAGGCCGTCGAGGCCGCGGAGGGCGTGGACGCGACGGAGCCGGGGGAGGAGACCGATGCGAAGACGAACTAA
- a CDS encoding type 1 glutamine amidotransferase domain-containing protein translates to MSSALFVVSEHGYWGEECIEPLTTLTDAGLDITVATPTGEPPVLDERSVDPEDVGEELAAHVREVHETDERLNDPIALAQADADDYDTVVFPGGHGAEWDVTQDTHARALLRETVAGDDGTALVVCHTVGILAFTRDSDGAFLVDGRSVTGFPNAWEEGIVDENDLLPDGRKLPYWVEDEVKAAGADWDAELDADTSVTVDGDLITARGPSSSAEAARTLLDELGIETPA, encoded by the coding sequence ATGTCATCCGCACTGTTCGTGGTAAGCGAGCACGGCTACTGGGGCGAAGAGTGTATCGAACCGCTGACGACGCTCACCGACGCCGGCCTGGATATCACGGTGGCGACGCCGACCGGCGAGCCGCCGGTGCTCGACGAGCGCTCCGTCGACCCCGAGGACGTTGGCGAGGAACTGGCGGCACACGTCCGGGAGGTCCACGAGACCGACGAGCGGCTGAACGACCCAATTGCGCTGGCCCAGGCCGACGCCGACGACTACGACACCGTCGTGTTCCCCGGCGGTCACGGCGCGGAGTGGGACGTCACGCAGGACACACACGCCCGTGCACTGCTGCGTGAGACCGTCGCCGGCGACGACGGCACGGCCCTCGTCGTCTGTCACACCGTCGGGATTCTGGCCTTCACCCGCGACAGCGACGGCGCGTTCCTCGTCGACGGCCGCTCGGTCACCGGCTTCCCGAACGCCTGGGAGGAGGGCATCGTCGACGAGAACGACCTGCTCCCCGACGGCCGGAAGCTCCCGTACTGGGTCGAAGACGAGGTGAAAGCCGCCGGCGCGGACTGGGACGCCGAGCTCGACGCCGACACCAGCGTCACCGTCGACGGCGACCTTATCACGGCCCGCGGCCCGTCCTCCTCGGCCGAGGCCGCCCGGACGCTGCTGGACGAACTCGGCATCGAGACGCCCGCCTAG
- a CDS encoding TAXI family TRAP transporter solute-binding subunit: MTNNSTRRRFLKTAGVAGVAALAGCGGGGDGGDGGDGGDGGMTETEGDGGDGGDGGMTETEAEVDTRLSWHAGGTGGTYFPLSNEFKTIVEDNTDFTLNVQSTGASVENVGSLASGDADFALIQNDIAYFAKNGTGIDAFQDNAIENLRGVATLYPETITVVTLGDTDITQLSDLSGATINTGDLGSGTQVNANQILEAVGITDFTEQNASFSQAADQLRNGDIDAAFVVGGWPVGAIEDLANTNDLVIVPIEGDNREAVKDAASWFADDTIPSGTYTGVDSATETVAVQAMIATNAEQPEQTVETVTGAIFDNVDDLSIKTDFISADSAQDGMSIELHPGAAAYFDA, encoded by the coding sequence ATGACTAACAACTCCACGCGTAGGCGGTTCCTCAAGACAGCGGGCGTCGCAGGTGTTGCGGCTCTCGCCGGCTGTGGCGGTGGCGGCGACGGTGGCGACGGTGGCGACGGTGGCGACGGCGGCATGACCGAGACGGAAGGCGACGGTGGCGACGGTGGCGACGGTGGCATGACCGAGACGGAAGCCGAGGTAGACACTCGCCTCTCGTGGCACGCCGGCGGCACCGGCGGGACCTACTTCCCGCTCTCGAACGAGTTCAAGACCATCGTCGAGGACAACACGGACTTCACGCTGAACGTTCAGTCGACCGGTGCGAGCGTCGAGAACGTCGGCAGCCTCGCCAGCGGCGACGCCGACTTCGCGCTCATCCAGAACGACATCGCGTACTTCGCGAAGAACGGGACCGGCATCGACGCCTTCCAGGACAACGCCATCGAGAACCTGCGCGGCGTCGCCACGCTGTACCCCGAGACCATCACCGTCGTCACGCTCGGTGACACCGATATCACCCAGCTCTCGGACCTCTCCGGTGCGACGATAAACACCGGCGACCTCGGCAGCGGTACCCAGGTCAACGCGAACCAGATACTCGAGGCGGTCGGCATCACCGACTTCACCGAGCAGAACGCCTCGTTCTCTCAGGCCGCCGACCAGCTCCGGAACGGCGACATCGACGCCGCGTTCGTCGTCGGCGGCTGGCCGGTCGGCGCTATCGAGGACCTCGCCAACACCAACGACCTCGTCATCGTCCCCATCGAGGGCGACAACCGCGAGGCCGTCAAGGACGCCGCCTCGTGGTTCGCCGACGACACTATCCCGTCGGGTACGTACACGGGCGTCGACAGCGCCACGGAGACCGTCGCCGTTCAGGCGATGATTGCGACGAACGCCGAACAGCCCGAACAGACGGTCGAGACAGTCACCGGCGCTATCTTCGACAACGTCGACGACCTGTCCATCAAGACGGACTTCATCAGCGCGGACTCCGCACAGGACGGGATGTCCATCGAACTCCACCCCGGCGCGGCGGCCTACTTCGACGCGTAA
- a CDS encoding DUF1850 domain-containing protein produces MRRRYAAVAVLVALLLVGTVAALPGGRALVVEDAETGDRYLTVPVENGTTVALEYTHSVEKTRVYDEYTVRGDHLEMTRMEFESFGWGLPSGANVTREDGVYVFDPPGNYTQVTVSPGDVAGHKLHVGADTYDLVARTDGRSVDIHVTRRSAFGAMTDQLNT; encoded by the coding sequence ATGAGACGACGATACGCCGCCGTCGCAGTGCTCGTCGCGCTCCTCCTCGTCGGGACCGTAGCGGCGCTGCCCGGCGGCCGCGCGCTGGTCGTCGAGGACGCCGAGACCGGCGACCGCTACCTGACGGTCCCGGTCGAGAACGGGACGACCGTCGCCTTAGAGTACACCCACAGCGTCGAGAAGACCCGCGTCTACGACGAGTACACGGTCCGTGGCGACCACCTGGAGATGACCCGCATGGAGTTCGAGTCGTTCGGCTGGGGCCTGCCAAGCGGCGCGAACGTCACTCGGGAGGACGGTGTGTACGTCTTCGACCCGCCGGGGAACTACACGCAAGTGACAGTCTCTCCCGGTGATGTCGCGGGACACAAACTTCACGTCGGAGCCGACACCTACGACTTGGTAGCCCGCACCGACGGGCGCTCGGTCGACATCCACGTGACCCGGCGCTCGGCGTTCGGTGCGATGACAGACCAGCTCAACACATGA
- a CDS encoding TRAP transporter permease encodes MTDDTPPDDGGEAVSDEEVDQVLQEIERKRSLTGWAVVAVALIGISFSVFQMWLAAKGFVLSISLPGVGDVVFASLQLLQINAVHVSFGLILTFLLYPGTTGDGPLSRRCIALGSLVDEKLGADHPASRAVHAVGAALSWAFLDSEMDRVTPSDLAFSALAVLSAAYFITDFQEIQRMRALGLERGRPIQEVFTFLEPAAGLLGPLADTSYAFVLGVLGVLLVLEATRRAISLWLMVIVAAFVVYARFGVLIPQDAAYVGVLSIPELSWPSIIQNLWYNTENGVFGIPVTVSVQFIYIFILFGAFLEMSGAGQWFIDLAYGVTGTRKGGPAKASILASGFMGTISGSSIANTVTTGAFTIPLMKRSGYSPEFSGGVESSASSGGQILPPVMGAAAFLIVQYTATPFADVIVVATIPAIVFFFGIWVMVHFEAVKENIGGLDPSELVDIRSHFRSGWFYLAPIFLLLYYLIVERLSVSRSAWFTLIAIGALITLVAAYGDETRTRLGAILGVLFGASFLSQFLFGAGVLGALAGDGTGSQSLMAAFSATVGELGTIVILAGVLTLATRPRLDAPLLSFDGAVDDTAETTADAVGRPELASNGLYKLGVFLGKSMENGARTAVPVVIAVAAAGIIPGVISVSGLGPNLVSLITAVAGGSLVLLLLVTAVSSIILGMGMPTTVTYIILVSLLAPALTEFGVPLLAAHLFILYFGVIADITPPVAVAAYAASGVAKSDAFETGIEAFSLSLNKAIVPFAFIVTPGIILLRRNPNAADLDVGDKYRVVEVADLLDVGYAVPEILIPVIGVFLGVIALAATVIGFAYAPVSRGERVAFSFSSLLLMAPGLAVSGTYDVLGLVGISGGEMTVLLDVVLRGVGLVLFLFLMAKNRQRGGDPATQAGTPEPA; translated from the coding sequence ATGACTGACGACACACCACCTGACGACGGCGGAGAGGCCGTATCGGACGAGGAAGTCGACCAAGTGCTCCAGGAGATAGAGCGAAAGCGGTCGCTCACAGGCTGGGCCGTCGTGGCCGTCGCGCTCATCGGCATCTCGTTTTCGGTGTTCCAGATGTGGCTCGCGGCGAAGGGGTTCGTCCTCTCGATTTCGCTCCCGGGCGTGGGCGACGTCGTGTTCGCGTCGCTGCAACTGCTCCAGATTAACGCCGTCCACGTCTCCTTCGGCCTCATCCTGACGTTCCTGCTGTATCCGGGGACCACCGGCGACGGACCGCTGTCCCGTCGCTGTATCGCGCTCGGGTCGCTGGTCGACGAGAAGCTCGGCGCGGACCATCCGGCGTCCCGCGCCGTCCACGCCGTCGGGGCCGCCCTCTCGTGGGCGTTCCTCGACTCTGAGATGGACCGCGTGACGCCGTCCGACCTCGCCTTCAGCGCCCTGGCGGTGCTGTCGGCCGCGTACTTCATCACCGACTTCCAGGAGATACAGCGGATGCGTGCCCTGGGACTCGAACGCGGCCGGCCGATTCAGGAAGTGTTCACCTTCCTCGAGCCGGCCGCGGGGCTGCTCGGGCCCCTCGCCGACACCTCCTACGCGTTCGTGCTGGGCGTGCTCGGCGTCCTGCTCGTCCTCGAAGCGACCCGCCGGGCCATCAGCCTCTGGCTGATGGTCATCGTCGCGGCCTTCGTGGTCTACGCCCGCTTCGGCGTCCTCATCCCGCAGGACGCCGCCTACGTCGGCGTGCTCTCCATCCCGGAACTGTCCTGGCCCTCCATCATCCAGAACCTCTGGTACAACACGGAAAACGGGGTGTTCGGGATTCCGGTCACCGTCTCCGTGCAGTTCATCTACATCTTCATCCTCTTCGGCGCGTTCCTTGAGATGTCCGGCGCTGGGCAGTGGTTCATCGACCTCGCCTACGGCGTGACGGGCACCCGGAAGGGCGGCCCGGCGAAGGCCTCTATCCTCGCCAGCGGCTTCATGGGGACCATCTCCGGCTCGTCCATCGCCAACACGGTCACGACCGGGGCGTTCACCATCCCGCTGATGAAGCGGTCGGGGTACTCGCCGGAGTTCTCCGGCGGCGTCGAGTCGTCGGCCTCCTCGGGCGGTCAGATTCTCCCGCCGGTGATGGGGGCCGCCGCCTTCCTCATCGTCCAGTACACGGCGACGCCGTTCGCCGACGTCATCGTCGTCGCCACCATCCCCGCCATCGTCTTCTTCTTCGGCATCTGGGTGATGGTCCACTTCGAGGCGGTCAAGGAGAACATCGGCGGCCTCGACCCCTCGGAGTTGGTCGACATCCGCAGCCACTTCCGCAGCGGGTGGTTCTACCTCGCGCCGATTTTCCTCCTGCTGTACTATCTCATCGTCGAGCGGCTGTCGGTCTCCCGCTCGGCGTGGTTCACGCTCATCGCCATCGGGGCGCTCATCACGCTCGTCGCGGCCTACGGCGACGAGACGCGCACCCGGCTCGGGGCGATTCTCGGCGTGCTGTTCGGCGCGTCGTTCCTCTCGCAGTTCCTGTTCGGTGCCGGCGTCCTCGGCGCGCTGGCCGGCGACGGAACCGGGAGCCAGTCGCTCATGGCCGCGTTCTCGGCCACCGTCGGCGAACTCGGGACGATAGTGATACTCGCGGGCGTCCTCACGCTCGCCACCCGGCCGCGGCTCGACGCGCCGCTGCTGTCCTTCGACGGAGCCGTCGACGACACCGCCGAGACGACCGCCGACGCCGTCGGCCGCCCGGAACTGGCCTCGAACGGGCTGTACAAGCTCGGCGTCTTCCTCGGGAAGTCGATGGAGAACGGGGCCAGAACCGCGGTCCCGGTCGTCATCGCTGTCGCCGCCGCCGGCATCATTCCGGGCGTCATCAGCGTCTCCGGCCTCGGGCCGAACCTCGTATCGCTCATCACGGCCGTCGCCGGCGGGTCGCTGGTCCTGCTGTTGCTCGTCACCGCCGTCTCCTCGATAATCCTCGGGATGGGGATGCCGACGACGGTGACCTACATCATCCTCGTCTCGCTGCTCGCGCCGGCGCTGACCGAGTTCGGCGTCCCGCTGCTGGCGGCACACCTGTTCATCCTCTATTTCGGCGTCATCGCCGACATCACGCCGCCGGTCGCGGTCGCCGCCTACGCCGCCTCCGGCGTCGCCAAGTCGGACGCCTTCGAGACCGGCATCGAGGCGTTCTCGCTGTCGCTGAACAAGGCCATCGTCCCGTTCGCGTTCATCGTCACGCCGGGCATCATCCTGCTGCGGCGCAACCCCAACGCCGCCGACCTCGACGTCGGTGACAAGTACCGGGTCGTCGAAGTCGCCGACCTGCTCGACGTCGGCTACGCCGTCCCGGAGATACTGATACCCGTCATCGGCGTCTTCCTGGGTGTCATCGCGCTCGCGGCGACGGTCATCGGGTTCGCGTACGCCCCGGTCTCGCGGGGCGAACGGGTGGCGTTCTCGTTCAGTTCGCTCCTCCTGATGGCTCCCGGCCTCGCGGTGTCGGGCACCTACGACGTGCTCGGGCTGGTCGGCATCAGCGGCGGCGAGATGACGGTGCTGCTCGACGTCGTGCTTCGCGGCGTCGGTCTCGTCCTGTTCCTCTTCCTCATGGCCAAGAACCGCCAGCGCGGCGGTGACCCCGCGACGCAGGCTGGCACGCCCGAGCCGGCCTGA
- the upp gene encoding uracil phosphoribosyltransferase codes for MPIEQRGDASVVTHALARDELTRIRNVETEQVAFRKGLVRLGRICGYEIIDGRMETEYTEIQTPLTTTMGERVKGLDDVVIVNVLRAATPFVEGLLKAFPRARQGVISASRDEEAGMNDDGEFPISVEYVKLPEITEEDTVIIADPMLATGSTMTTVLEYIASEKTEPENLLVLAAVSAPEGIVRVSEAEPDADIISVAIDDELDEDGFIVPGLGDAGDRAFRTT; via the coding sequence ATGCCAATCGAACAGCGCGGCGACGCCTCCGTCGTCACGCACGCGCTGGCGCGAGACGAACTGACGCGGATACGAAACGTCGAGACCGAACAGGTCGCCTTCCGCAAGGGGCTGGTCCGGCTCGGCCGTATCTGTGGCTACGAAATCATCGACGGGCGGATGGAGACCGAGTACACGGAGATACAGACGCCCCTGACCACCACGATGGGCGAGCGCGTCAAGGGCCTCGACGACGTGGTCATCGTCAACGTCCTCCGTGCGGCGACGCCGTTCGTCGAGGGACTGCTCAAGGCCTTCCCCCGCGCCAGACAGGGCGTCATCTCCGCCAGCCGCGACGAGGAGGCCGGAATGAACGACGACGGCGAGTTCCCGATTTCCGTCGAGTACGTCAAACTGCCGGAGATAACCGAGGAGGACACCGTCATCATCGCGGACCCGATGCTCGCGACCGGGTCGACGATGACGACCGTGCTCGAGTACATCGCCTCGGAGAAGACAGAGCCCGAGAACCTGCTCGTCCTCGCCGCCGTCTCCGCGCCCGAGGGCATCGTCCGCGTCTCGGAAGCCGAGCCGGACGCCGACATCATCAGCGTCGCTATCGACGACGAACTCGACGAGGACGGGTTCATCGTCCCGGGTCTGGGCGACGCCGGCGACCGGGCCTTCCGGACGACGTGA
- a CDS encoding DUF2391 domain-containing protein, with translation MARRRYRIADTAQQLVGGFLLAGPFVVTEEVWVLAENMSWYHAVLVVGIVFAIGYGALYKADADRDVDTEAEVVGIPIRFVSLMGVAFGSVAILAVALTAPDTFLVDGGILPSPTPMAVFLTTLKAITVGAIFSVVGAATADSVF, from the coding sequence ATGGCCCGACGCCGATACCGAATCGCGGACACCGCCCAGCAGCTCGTCGGGGGGTTCCTGCTCGCGGGACCGTTCGTCGTGACCGAGGAGGTCTGGGTGCTGGCCGAGAACATGTCCTGGTATCACGCGGTACTCGTCGTCGGTATCGTGTTCGCTATCGGCTACGGAGCGCTGTACAAGGCCGACGCCGACCGTGACGTCGACACCGAGGCGGAAGTCGTCGGCATCCCGATACGGTTCGTCTCGCTGATGGGTGTCGCGTTCGGCTCGGTCGCCATCCTCGCGGTGGCGTTGACCGCCCCGGACACGTTCCTCGTCGACGGCGGGATTCTCCCGTCGCCGACGCCGATGGCGGTGTTCCTGACGACGCTGAAAGCCATCACCGTCGGTGCCATCTTCAGCGTCGTCGGGGCCGCGACGGCGGACAGCGTGTTCTGA
- a CDS encoding DUF7090 family protein, which produces MEYTLAIDNAPETVPGGTGVLLLHPSTGETDRLDTDFLSTDTDSMLVISTRTTAREVKQKLEYYEVDESKATILDTLSVERGYTRRRSEGVRYVSAPDDLSGIVAETESFLRDHDGKLRVTFDSLTELIYYADEEGALSAVEDILDLLDEYDAVGMFHLADEVHDEATVATFRDLFDGVIELSEDGTITSSFGE; this is translated from the coding sequence ATGGAGTATACGCTGGCTATCGACAACGCGCCGGAGACCGTCCCGGGTGGCACGGGGGTACTGCTCCTGCATCCGAGCACCGGCGAGACGGACCGACTGGACACGGACTTTCTCTCGACCGACACGGACTCGATGCTCGTCATCTCCACCCGGACCACCGCCCGGGAGGTCAAGCAGAAACTGGAGTACTACGAGGTCGACGAGTCGAAAGCGACCATCCTCGATACGCTGTCGGTCGAGCGCGGCTACACCCGCCGTCGCTCCGAGGGCGTCCGCTACGTCTCCGCGCCGGACGACCTGTCCGGCATCGTCGCCGAGACCGAGAGCTTCCTGCGGGACCACGACGGCAAGCTCCGGGTGACCTTCGACTCGCTGACGGAACTCATCTACTACGCCGACGAGGAGGGCGCGCTCTCGGCCGTCGAGGACATCCTCGACCTGCTCGATGAGTACGACGCCGTCGGGATGTTCCACCTCGCCGACGAGGTCCACGACGAGGCGACGGTCGCGACGTTCCGGGACCTCTTCGACGGGGTCATCGAGCTGTCCGAGGACGGCACCATCACGAGTTCCTTCGGGGAGTGA
- a CDS encoding DUF7563 family protein produces the protein MPECQNCGNFVTADYARVFTPNGVEKPRVCPQCEDKIRDGADVREARSTRRG, from the coding sequence ATGCCGGAATGCCAGAACTGTGGTAATTTTGTAACGGCTGACTACGCGCGTGTGTTCACGCCGAACGGGGTCGAAAAGCCCAGGGTCTGTCCCCAGTGCGAAGACAAGATTCGTGACGGGGCGGACGTCCGTGAGGCCCGGTCCACGCGTCGCGGATAG
- the glmM gene encoding phosphoglucosamine mutase — protein MTQFGTSGIRGPVGETVTAELALSVGRALGIDCERVVVGRDPRASGEYLQAALVAGLRESGVDVVDLGTAATPTIGRAVAWQDADAGVAVTASHNPPEDNGIKLWQPSGQAFDADLRATIEGRLADGAFEPAAWDESGGQESWDAGQRHVDALVAELGDADLDSHVVVDLGNGAGRVSVDALSELGCAVETLNGQPDGAFPGRPSEPKAENCESLATLVAESDADLGIAHDGDADRMRAVAADGTFLSGDVLLAVFARAVASPGERVAVPVDTSLAVADHLNDIDVGVEYTPVGDVYVAEAASAEGVAFGGEPSGAWIWPERTLCPDGPLAACTAVALDSERPLGERAADVPDYPIRRDSVETDEKAAVMDRVRESVTDAYDDVTTLDGVRVDLGDAWFLLRASGTQPLVRITAEARTSDRADAVLDEARALLADARR, from the coding sequence ATGACACAGTTCGGAACGAGCGGCATTCGCGGCCCCGTCGGCGAGACGGTGACGGCCGAGTTGGCGCTGTCGGTGGGACGGGCGCTCGGAATCGACTGCGAGCGAGTGGTCGTGGGGCGGGACCCGCGGGCGAGCGGCGAGTACCTGCAGGCGGCGCTGGTGGCCGGCCTCCGGGAGAGCGGCGTCGACGTGGTCGACCTCGGCACCGCGGCGACGCCCACCATCGGCCGGGCGGTGGCCTGGCAGGACGCCGACGCGGGCGTCGCGGTGACAGCTAGCCACAACCCGCCGGAGGACAACGGTATCAAGCTCTGGCAGCCCAGCGGACAGGCCTTCGACGCGGACCTGCGGGCGACCATCGAAGGGCGACTGGCCGACGGGGCGTTCGAGCCGGCGGCGTGGGACGAGAGCGGCGGCCAGGAATCCTGGGACGCCGGCCAGCGCCACGTCGATGCGCTGGTCGCGGAACTCGGGGACGCAGACCTCGACAGTCACGTCGTCGTCGACCTCGGCAACGGCGCGGGCCGGGTCAGCGTCGACGCCCTCTCGGAACTGGGCTGTGCCGTCGAGACGCTGAACGGCCAACCCGACGGCGCGTTCCCCGGGCGGCCCTCGGAGCCGAAGGCGGAGAACTGCGAGTCGCTGGCGACGCTGGTGGCCGAGTCCGACGCGGACCTCGGGATCGCACACGACGGGGACGCGGACCGGATGCGCGCGGTGGCGGCCGACGGGACCTTCCTCTCGGGCGACGTGTTGCTGGCCGTGTTCGCCCGCGCCGTGGCGTCGCCGGGCGAGCGCGTCGCCGTCCCAGTCGACACGAGCCTCGCCGTCGCGGACCACCTCAACGACATCGACGTGGGCGTCGAGTACACGCCGGTCGGGGACGTGTACGTCGCCGAGGCCGCCAGCGCCGAGGGCGTCGCCTTCGGCGGGGAGCCAAGCGGCGCGTGGATATGGCCCGAGCGGACGCTGTGTCCGGACGGCCCGCTGGCGGCCTGTACCGCCGTGGCACTGGACAGCGAGCGGCCGCTCGGCGAGCGTGCCGCCGACGTGCCGGACTACCCCATCCGCCGGGACAGCGTCGAGACCGACGAGAAGGCGGCGGTGATGGACCGCGTCCGGGAGTCGGTGACCGACGCCTACGACGACGTGACGACGCTGGACGGCGTCCGCGTCGACCTCGGCGACGCGTGGTTCCTCCTCCGGGCCAGCGGCACCCAGCCGCTCGTTCGGATTACCGCCGAGGCCCGTACCTCGGACCGTGCCGACGCGGTGCTCGACGAGGCACGGGCGCTCCTGGCCGACGCGCGACGCTAG
- the rpiA gene encoding ribose-5-phosphate isomerase RpiA translates to MKQGGSDAAKRAAGESAAEAVEDGMVVGLGTGSTAAHAIRAIGRAVDAGLDVVGVPTSFQSRELARDCGIPLADLDDVSVDLAIDGADEVAGGDLIKGGGAAHAREKVVDASADRFLVVADPTKEAEVLAHPVPVEVLPMARSTVAAAVEDLGGDPQLRRAERKDGPVVTDNGNLVLDCDFGAIEGPAGLAGDLAGVPGVVEHGLFVDMADEIHVGSPDGVAVRTP, encoded by the coding sequence ATGAAACAGGGCGGCTCTGACGCGGCCAAGCGGGCAGCGGGGGAATCGGCGGCAGAGGCGGTCGAGGACGGCATGGTGGTCGGCCTCGGGACCGGGTCGACGGCGGCCCACGCCATCCGCGCCATCGGCCGGGCGGTCGACGCCGGACTCGACGTGGTCGGCGTCCCAACTTCCTTCCAGTCGCGCGAACTGGCCCGCGACTGCGGGATTCCGCTCGCGGATCTCGACGACGTCTCGGTCGACCTCGCCATCGACGGGGCCGACGAGGTGGCCGGCGGCGACCTCATAAAGGGCGGCGGCGCGGCCCACGCCCGAGAGAAGGTCGTCGACGCGAGCGCCGACCGCTTTCTCGTCGTCGCCGACCCGACGAAGGAAGCCGAGGTGCTCGCACACCCCGTCCCCGTGGAAGTCCTCCCGATGGCCCGCTCGACGGTCGCCGCGGCGGTCGAGGACCTGGGCGGCGACCCCCAGCTCCGCCGTGCGGAGCGCAAGGACGGCCCGGTCGTCACCGACAACGGGAACCTCGTGCTCGACTGTGACTTCGGTGCTATCGAGGGCCCCGCCGGGCTCGCCGGCGACCTCGCTGGAGTGCCCGGCGTCGTCGAGCACGGGCTGTTCGTCGATATGGCTGACGAGATTCACGTCGGCAGTCCCGACGGCGTCGCCGTTCGAACGCCGTAG
- the larB gene encoding nickel pincer cofactor biosynthesis protein LarB: protein MRDILDSVAAGDLSPAEAEAALAGYATSGAGRFDAAREDRAGVPEAVLADGKTPAEIADLAATAIETTERAIVTRLDAADATAVRERLTETAPDATVRWDDRSNWLVATTPAFERPSLDATVGIVTAGTSDAVPAGEAALIAEEMGATVTRIDDVGVASLARTIDAVDAFRDQDVLIVAAGREGALPTVVAGLVDVPVIGLPVSTGYGHGGAGEAALSGLLQSCTALSVVNIDAGFTAGTQAGLIARQLDDART, encoded by the coding sequence ATGCGCGACATACTCGATTCGGTTGCGGCGGGCGACCTCTCCCCGGCGGAGGCCGAGGCGGCGCTTGCGGGCTACGCGACCAGCGGGGCCGGTCGGTTCGACGCCGCTCGGGAGGACCGCGCCGGCGTCCCCGAGGCCGTGCTGGCGGACGGGAAGACGCCGGCAGAGATAGCGGACCTGGCGGCGACGGCCATCGAGACGACGGAGCGGGCCATCGTGACGCGGCTCGACGCGGCCGACGCGACCGCGGTCCGAGAGCGACTGACCGAGACTGCCCCCGACGCGACGGTCCGGTGGGACGACCGCTCGAACTGGCTGGTGGCGACGACGCCCGCCTTCGAGCGCCCGTCGCTGGACGCGACGGTGGGCATCGTCACTGCCGGGACTTCAGACGCCGTGCCGGCCGGCGAGGCCGCCCTCATCGCCGAGGAGATGGGGGCCACCGTGACCCGCATCGACGACGTCGGCGTGGCGAGCCTCGCCCGGACGATTGACGCGGTCGACGCCTTCCGGGACCAGGACGTGCTCATCGTCGCTGCCGGCCGCGAGGGCGCGCTCCCGACGGTCGTCGCCGGCCTCGTGGACGTGCCGGTCATCGGCCTGCCGGTCTCGACCGGTTACGGCCACGGCGGCGCGGGCGAGGCCGCCCTCTCGGGCCTGCTCCAGTCCTGTACCGCCCTCTCCGTGGTGAACATCGACGCCGGGTTCACCGCCGGCACCCAGGCCGGCCTCATCGCCAGACAGCTCGACGATGCGCGGACGTAG
- a CDS encoding DUF7563 family protein — MPECDHCGAHVSDQFARVFADERGHIRACPNCSANAGIAEVSRERAQQV, encoded by the coding sequence ATGCCTGAATGTGATCATTGCGGCGCGCACGTCTCAGACCAGTTCGCCCGAGTGTTCGCTGACGAACGCGGACATATCCGGGCGTGTCCGAACTGCTCGGCGAACGCTGGCATCGCCGAGGTATCGAGAGAGCGCGCTCAACAAGTGTGA